Proteins encoded within one genomic window of Brockia lithotrophica:
- a CDS encoding carbohydrate ABC transporter permease gives MALVPLFQGLAALDLINSYVGLIFVHAAWGLPWITMFLRNFFTTVPVELEEAARIDGASRTYTFFRILLPVSLPALASAAALQFNWVWNDFFLALILIYSPDKLLVTQRIPLLRGQYYVDWGLLSAAALLAMSVPILVFLLLQRYYVRGLVGWSVEK, from the coding sequence ATGGCGTTAGTCCCTCTCTTTCAGGGACTTGCCGCCCTCGACTTGATCAACTCGTACGTCGGGCTCATTTTCGTCCACGCCGCCTGGGGGCTACCGTGGATCACGATGTTCCTTCGGAACTTCTTTACAACCGTGCCCGTGGAGCTCGAGGAAGCGGCGCGCATCGACGGCGCTTCGCGCACCTACACCTTTTTCCGCATCCTCCTGCCCGTAAGCCTCCCGGCCCTCGCCTCGGCCGCGGCTCTCCAGTTCAACTGGGTGTGGAACGACTTCTTTCTCGCCCTCATCCTCATCTACAGTCCCGACAAGCTCCTTGTCACCCAGCGAATCCCGCTTCTTCGAGGACAATATTACGTGGACTGGGGTCTTTTGTCCGCCGCGGCTCTCCTTGCGATGTCCGTACCCATCCTCGTCTTTCTCCTTCTCCAGCGCTACTACGTGCGCGGGCTTGTAGGCTGGAGCGTGGAAAAGTGA
- a CDS encoding glycosyl hydrolase family 65 protein, with translation MLEGFGGIVADEDRLEISPRLPGAWNSLTFRFRYRGRLLEVRATRERTDVHLLAGEPFSATVHGARVELVSRKPQSIPRTW, from the coding sequence TTGCTCGAAGGTTTTGGCGGCATCGTCGCCGACGAAGATAGGCTCGAAATCTCACCCCGCCTCCCCGGAGCATGGAACTCCCTCACCTTTCGCTTCCGCTACCGCGGACGTCTCCTCGAAGTTCGAGCCACGCGTGAGCGTACCGACGTCCACCTTCTCGCGGGCGAGCCCTTTTCCGCCACCGTACACGGCGCCCGTGTCGAACTCGTTTCCAGAAAGCCGCAGTCGATTCCCCGAACATGGTAA